One genomic region from Oncorhynchus clarkii lewisi isolate Uvic-CL-2024 chromosome 21, UVic_Ocla_1.0, whole genome shotgun sequence encodes:
- the LOC139379503 gene encoding uncharacterized protein — MSFVIQQVFVEALNDPQSTQFQELAITITAVFDVIYKAKYGILFIRTIVLGFTPIFHSRMDAETQAEVQLVFNETSTQSVPEVTDISDTLKEAVANPNITFGNLSVDVTTIIVQVPTTNNNTTTTATPVITTAIITTTTTETTVVPLTKVTVVFRSSRETFTSDLSNTSSQAFQTRALLIKTQLDPFYRSAFTSFNSLTVTEFSSGSIINTMNLAFRSSSVPNSMEIGTVLINAAQKITAFNIDPTSVRVNDTAVTSSGISSKTSLCTALFLVVLSQLLSSQH; from the exons atGTCTTTCGTCATACAACAAGTGTTTGTAGAAGCTTTAAATGACCCTCAAAGTACACAATTCCAAGAACTTGCAATAACTATTACTGCAGTG TTCGATGTGATCTACAAAGCAAAATACGGGATCCTCTTCATCCGGACGATTGTTCTTGGATTCAC ACCTATTTTCCATTCCCGTATGGATGCAGAAACACAGGCGGAGGTCCAACTGGTGTTCAACGAGACCTCCACTCAATCTGTCCCTGAGGTTACTGACATTAGCGATACACTGAAAGAAGCAGTTGCCAATCCAAACATTACCTTTGGCAACCTCTCTGTGGATGTTACCACCATCATTGTTCAAG TGCCCACCACAAATAACAACACAACTACAACGGCTACTCCTGTCATCACTACTGCTATCATCACAACTACAACCACTGAAACTACCGTTGTGCCACTCACTAAGGTGACTGTGGTGTTCCGGTCCAGTAGAGAGACATTTACCTCTGACCTATCAAACACATCTTCTCAGGCCTTTCAAACCCGAGCATTACTGATTAAAACTCAG CTTGATCCTTTCTATCGATCAGCTTTCACCTCTTTCAACAGTTTGACTGTGACAGAATTCAG CTCTGGATCCATCATCAATACTATGAATTTAGCATTCAGATCCTCCTCTGTCCCAAATTCCATGGAGATTGGCACTGTTTTAATAAATGCCGCCCAAAAAATCACAGCTTTCAACATTGACCCCACCTCAGTGAGAGTCAACGACACAG CCGTGACCTCAAGTGGAATAAGCAGCAAGACTAGTCTCTGCACAGCATTATTTCTGGTGGTTCTGTCGCAGCTACTGTCAAGCCAGCATTAG